One part of the Vicia villosa cultivar HV-30 ecotype Madison, WI linkage group LG6, Vvil1.0, whole genome shotgun sequence genome encodes these proteins:
- the LOC131610472 gene encoding squamosa promoter-binding-like protein 1, producing the protein MEAFQLYGNGSGSGLSDLRAMGKKPEWDMNNWKWDGDLFIASRLSPVPEQRQFLPLPVVVGGGSGGGGGGGCSNSNSSSSCSEQLDLGVSQGNKEGERKRRVIVVEDELSLNKEGGGLSLNLGGGGGGGSHGQVAIWEGNTGKKSRVAGGGSSSRAFCQVEDCRADLNNAKDYHRRHKVCEVHSKASKALVGNTMQRFCQQCSRFHLLQEFDEGKRSCRRRLAGHNKRRRKTNQEAVPNGSTPNDDQTSSYLLISLLKILSNMQPDRSNQATDQDLLTHLLRSLANQNGEQGGRNLSNLLREPENQLKEGSLFGKSEVVSTLFTDGSQGSPTVTRQNQTVSISEIQHQVMQAHDVTVFDQQTTSSAKPGASNSPPAYSEARDSTAGQPKMNDFDLNDIYIDSDDGIEDIERLPVTANIVTSSLDYPWMQQDSHQSSPPQSGNSDSASAQSPSSSTGEVQNRTDRIVFKLFGKEPSDFPIVLRAQILDWLSHSPTDIEGYIRPGCIVLTIYLRQTEAVWEELCFDLTSSLNRLQDVSDDDFWRTGWIHIRVQNQMAFIFNGQVVIDTSLPFKSNNYGKILSVSPIAVPASKTAQFSVKGLNLTRSATRLLCALEGNYLVCEDTHESMDQCSKDLDELQCVQFSCSVPAMNGRGFIEIEDQGLSSSFFPFIVVEEDVCSEICVLEPLLESDAYPDAEGAGKIQAKNQAMDFIHEMGWLLHRSQIKSRTVHLKSSADLFPLDRFKWLVEFSVDHDWCAVVKKLLNLLLDGTVSTGNHTSLYLALSELGLLHRSVRRNSRQLVELLLRFVPQNISDKIGPEHNALVNGENQNFLFRPDVVGPAGLTPLHIAAGKDGSEDVLDALTNDPCMVGIEAWKNARDSTGSTPEDYARLRGHYTYIHLVQKKINKRQGGAHVVVDIPSNSTRLNTSQKKDESSTTFEIGHAEVKTILKHCKLCDRKLSCRTAVGKSFVYRPAMLSMVAVAAVCVCVALLFKSSPEVLYIFRPFRWESLEFGTS; encoded by the exons ATGGAAGCTTTTCAATTGTACGGTAATGGTAGTGGTAGTGGGTTATCTGATTTGAGGGCTATGGGGAAGAAACCAGAGTGGGATATGAATAATTGGAAATGGGATGGTGATCTTTTTATAGCTAGTAGGTTGAGTCCTGTCCCGGAGCAGAGACAGTTTTTGCCTCTTCctgttgttgttggtggtggttctggtggtggtggtggtggtggttgctCTAATTCAAATAGTTCATCTTCTTGTTCTGAACAGTTAGATCTTGGGGTTTCTCAAGGGAACAAAGAAGGGGAGAGGAAGAGGAGGGTTATTGTAGTGGAGGATGAATTGAGTTTGAATAAGGAAGGTGGTGGTCTTAGCTTAAAccttggtggtggtggtggtggtggtagtCATGGTCAAGTTGCTATATGGGAAGGGAACACTGGGAAGAAAAGTAGAGTAGCTGGTGGAGGTAGCTCCAGTAGGGCATTTTGTCAGGTGGAGGATTGTCGTGCGGATCTCAACAATGCTAAAGATTATCACCGACGTCATAAAGTTTGTGAGGTGCACTCGAAGGCCAGTAAGGCTCTTGTTGGAAACACGATGCAGCGGTTCTGTCAACAATGTAGTAG ATTTCACTTGCTTCAAGAGTTTGATGAAGGAAAGAGAAGCTGTCGAAGGCGTCTGGCAGGCCATAATAAAAGGAGGAGGAAAACAAATCAGGAGGCTGTTCCTAATGGAAGCACACCGAACGATGATCAGACCAGTAGTTATCTGTTGATAAGTTTGTTGAAGATACTTTCAAATATGCAGC CTGACAGGTCAAATCAAGCCACTGATCAGGATCTGCTTACTCATCTTTTAAGGAGTCTTGCTAATCAGAATGGCGAACAAGGGGGAAGGAACTTGTCTAACCTTTTACGGGAACCTGAAAATCAGTTGAAAGAAGGGTCTTTATTTGGGAAGTCGGAGGTGGTTTCTACTTTATTTACTGATGGTTCCCAAGGTTCTCCAACTGTCACAAGACAGAATCAAACAGTTTCTATTAGTGAAATTCAGCATCAAGTGATGCAAGCACATGATGTTACGGTTTTTGATCAACAAACCACATCTTCTGCAAAGCCCGGTGCTTCAAATAGCCCTCCAGCTTACTCAGAAGCCAGAGACAGTACTGCTGGGCAGCCCAAGATGAATGATTTTGATCTGAATGACATCTATATTGACTCAGACGATGGCATAGAGGACATAGAAAGGTTGCCTGTCACGGCAAATATTGTTACTAGCTCTCTTGATTACCCATGGATGCAACAGGATTCGCATCAGTCAAGTCCACCTCAAAGTGGAAACTCAGATTCTGCATCTGCCCAGTCCCCTTCTAGTTCCACTGGTGAAGTTCAG AATCGCACGGATCGAATTGTTTTTAAACTCTTTGGTAAAGAACCAAGTGATTTTCCTATTGTACTCAGAGCACAG ATTCTTGACTGGTTATCGCACAGTCCCACTGATATTGAAGGCTATATACGGCCTGGTTGTATCGTTTTGACTATTTATCTGCGTCAGACTGAGGCTGTGTGGGAGGAG CTTTGCTTTGATCTGACTTCCAGTTTAAATAGGCTTCAGGATGTCTCAGATGATGATTTTTGGAGAACTGGGTGGATTCATATCAGGGTGCAGAATCAGATGGCCTTCATTTTCAATG GCCAGGTTGTCATTGATACATCCCTACCTTTCAAGAGTAACAATTATGGTAAGATTTTGAGTGTTAGTCCAATTGCTGTACCAGCATCAAAAACAGCTCAATTTTCTGTGAAGGGTCTCAACCTGACTCGCTCTGCCACTAG GTTATTGTGTGCTTTAGAAGGGAATTATTTGGTCTGTGAAGATACTCACGAGTCTATGGATCAATGCTCCAAGGATCTTGATGAGCTTCAGTGCGTCCAATTTTCATGTTCTGTCCCTGCAATGAACGGACGGGGATTTATTGAG ATTGAGGACCAGGGTTTGAGCAGCAGTTTTTTCCCTTTCATAGTTGTGGAGGAGGATGTTTGCTCTGAAATCTGTGTGCTTGAACCTTTACTGGAAAGTGATGCTTATCCAGATGCTGAAGGGGCAGGGAAAATTCAAGCAaaaaatcaagccatggattTCATTCATGAAATGGGCTGGCTTCTCCACAGAAGCCAAATAAAATCTAGGACGGTTCACTTGAAGTCTAGTGCAGATCTGTTTCCATTAGATCGATTCAAGTGGCTCGTGGAGTTCTCTGTAGACCACGATTGGTGTGCAGTAGTTAAAAAACTATTAAACCTCCTCCTTGATGGAACAGTGAGTACAGGAAACCACACATCCTTGTATCTTGCACTCTCAGAGTTGGGTCTCCTTCACAGATCTGTGAGGAGAAATAGCAGGCAGTTGGTGGAGCTTCTTTTGAGATTTGTTCCTCAAAATATTTCAGATAAAATAGGACCTGAACATAACGCGCTGGTTAATGGAGAGAATCAAAACTTCTTGTTTAGACCTGATGTTGTCGGTCCTGCTGGTTTGACACCACTCCATATAGCAGCCGGGAAAGATGGTTCTGAGGATGTACTGGATGCTTTGACTAATGATCCCTGCATG GTTGGAATTGAAGCATGGAAGAATGCACGCGACAGCACAGGGTCAACACCTGAGGATTATGCACGTTTACGTGGTCATTACACATACATTCACTTGGTGCAAAAGAAAATCAACAAGAGACAAGGAGGGGCTCATGTCGTGGTTGATATTCCTAGCAATTCAACAAGGCTCAATACAAGCCAGAAGAAAGATGAGTCGTCCACTACCTTTGAGATTGGACATGCTGAGGTTAAAACTATCCTAAAGCACTGCAAACTCTGTGATCGTAAGTTGTCATGTAGAACTGCTGTAGGGAAGTCTTTCGTATACAGACCTGCAATGCTGTCAATGGTTGCCGTAGCAGCAGTCTGTGTATGCGTGGCTCTTCTCTTCAAAAGCTCGCCCGAAGTTCTGTATATATTCCGACCATTCAGGTGGGAATCGTTGGAGTTTGGAACAAGCTGA